A genomic stretch from Gopherus flavomarginatus isolate rGopFla2 chromosome 3, rGopFla2.mat.asm, whole genome shotgun sequence includes:
- the C3H4orf54 gene encoding LOW QUALITY PROTEIN: uncharacterized protein C4orf54 homolog (The sequence of the model RefSeq protein was modified relative to this genomic sequence to represent the inferred CDS: deleted 1 base in 1 codon), translated as MLSLHFWMAGGRAAAAALAATSVTNGIQTDSFQCQTNNCTQELLNKTVAAAAGTAVAAISTPARPGHTLGSTATTEQRGAKLGTTLQETRVCPLALQSRVHISAYSLHPRPHADGISMEALSKSPGERATSHSKGGAGAKDSRMKSRPAEPFTTITSKESTYVEIQDFPRGREASPQTLKLTLAGSGGKVAFLSPKIGACEISAVSCSAHNALAATSGNPASLTRDSKPEASPGSLGRKSNEAGRCRAGSNSGGSNENTSSGLPNTQLYPSGCPESSSSCPSPVNKASAFPKTDDTATEGKTSSSSFGYESDDDEDADCKARGGSRGASQPTDCSETSPANDEAHYITTHEIQLSEVDHDMDFDFGLASRWDFEDNNVIYSFVDYASFGSDETLGDTQTEEDNSCYLSTTSDANNQTDSIDNTSSTEIVSINSENDTPSTDKCASSEESQPKNPGHMSENPAASHILLSIKPTSRAINELSNLHEKQNIIYAAKHEGDMSLRVSTAPERKASFKQDAIHDQAKKFIAVPARLQTQCGAIRAKEVGGYASGASSAVSELDDADKEVRNLTARAFRSLAYPYFDTLNFSSRESSASLSDQALGINRWSTYLDLKCGNLGQKPEQNLLKSSAEPTGWHRSAGAKTCSDQFYIRSNKSQTKALEFVVSKLDGEITHVETPACFEKRIQSGSRVVTLLETLNFSSNVNAGVPRPAKRLGHAAAGAGCADEIPETLPRELGQEASKQTGLAAAEVPEGTSNKSKFASSLLKNVISKKMQREHEFKMERGEITDTSYKGLAASLPGKEQEGSAREKLKDGGMQRQNSRYSEGSSDYTIVTAEDPGDFSDSKSPTSKASTPRLDRPLSETRLEDVCEIKKSASEAIKATFLRSQNSAFRSWKEREAEKKKEERAPIGKLQFSSAKYDWRADLGEISTSKCTKMSRLFVPNIQRTPTGKQPGTQVTKYSTATYAARAGTPVKPRAPEIKISLGSVQPSKDHPFDIAKLLTPKLAATAPTLLKAAEEPRGQAQKAFKADGLDKVPQFLVRDIRENKPKAPGPIHQVRDVRKLIKSSYGHDSGDTNSDRSSALSDQGSAEQKPRQLAIAGIPRALSPMVITCQAVSNSREDKGPGEAGGKVLPATAEGTILVHRTSGRLPVATIAPNKSDRRLPAVLKIVSKASAPWRRQQPPPAPAPAEKGKGADEEPPSRNALEKLTAAVRSMEELYSFSKHEWKRKSDPRPITDSHVLSLIASQERGAAGPAEARSAAPPPPAPERQPRPGSGPKSDKVSARAAAFESLARERPRPLPGPRGEAGAAHRAPGPQPPRSSVFTISSAQKAAAAAPAKLPAAASPLRSLKGQAGPGPRSLKLPAAAAEGKGPGEAEKGAAGPDCGDYLAMPLKEPPAAGGGGGHPGPLSASAAAAALQAISAAKSRGSLSPKQPSPAAPPAAAPELPPAAIYHQPLPMAALHGAQPPPLLCFSPPSAAEPFPPTQRKVLLDLSTGQYYLVDAPVQQPLKKRLFDPETGQYVEVPMPQQPAMAPMPLPISPLALNAGPYGATYMIYPGFLPTTMLPATALQPQLSLPGSDVSAPAGTSSPGAALRGGGGEATFVESPYYIATGKSQSSAATAQLRAAEGKPVISITSQQMGPRLIAPPSFDGTTMRFVVEHR; from the exons ATGCTTTCTCTTCATTTCTGGATGGCTGGGGGtcgggctgcagctgctgccctTGCTGCTACTTCTGTTACCAACGGCATTCAGACTGACAGCTTTCAGTGCCAAACCAACAACTGTACTCAGGAGCTCCTGAACAAGACAGTGGCAGCGGCAGCAGGAACAGCAGTGGCAGCCATCTCCACCCCAGCCCGGCCGGGACACACTCTTGGGTCCACCGCTACCACTGAACAGCGAGGAGCGAAGCTGGGAACTACCCTGCAGGAGACACGTGTGTGTCCGCTGGCTTTGCAGTCCCGGGTCCATATCTCTGCCTATTCCCTTCATCCTCGGCCACATGCTGACGGGATAAGCATGGAAGCCCTCTCAAAGTCGCCCGGCGAGCGAGCCACTAGCCACAGTAAAGGGGGAGCGGGAGCGAAGGACAGCAGGATGAAAAGCCGCCCTGCAGAGCCATTCACCACAATCACTTCCAAGGAATCGACCTACGTGGAGATTCAGGATTTCCCCCGAGGGAGGGAAGCCAGTCCCCAGACCCTAAAGCTGACTTTGGCAGGGAGCGGAGGAAAAGTGGCCTTTCTCAGCCCTAAAATCGGAGCTTGTGAGATCAGCGCTGTTAGCTGCTCGGCTCACAACGCGCTGGCAGCGACAAGTGGAAATCCAGCATCCTTGACCCGTGACTCTAAACCAGAGGCCAGCCCAGGATCCCTTGGGAGGAAGAGTAATGAGGcggggaggtgcagggctggctccaactCGGGCGGATCTAATGAAAACACTTCGTCTGGACTCCCCAACACGCAGCTTTACCCGAGCGGCTGCCCGGAGTCGTCATCCTCTTGCCCATCCCCGGTGAACAAGGCAAGCGCGTTCCCCAAAACGGACGACACCGCAACCGAGGGCAaaacctcctcctcttcctttggGTACGAAAGCGACGATGACGAGGATGCGGACTGCAAAGCaagaggggggagccggggggcttCCCAGCCCACCGACTGCAGCGAGACCAGCCCTGCTAACGATGAGGCGCATTACATTACCACGCACGAAATCCAGCTCAGCGAGGTGGACCACGACATGGACTTTGACTTTGGCCTGGCCTCCAGGTGGGACTTTGAAGACAACAATGTGATCTACTCCTTCGTGGATTACGCCTCCTTTGGGAGCGACGAGACCCTCGGGGACACGCAGACGGAGGAGGACAATAGCTGTTATCTCAGCACGACCAGCGATGCCAATAACCAGACGGACAGCATCGATAATACCAGCAGTACGGAGATAGTCAGCATTAACTCTGAAAACGATACCCCCAGCACAGACAAATGCGCCAGCTCGGAAGAAAGCCAGCCCAAGAACCCCGGCCACATGAGTGAGAACCCAGCTGCAAGCCACATTCTCCTATCAATCAAACCGACTTCCCGGGCTATAAATGAGCTTAGCAACCTGCATGAGAAGCAAAACATTATTTACGCTGCCAAGCATGAAGGCGACATGAGCCTCCGTGTCTCCACAGCTCCCGAACGCAAAGCCAGTTTCAAACAAGACGCGATTCATGACCAGGCA AAAAAATTTATCGCTGTCCCCGCGCGTTTGCAAACCCAGTGTGGAGCCATAAGGGCGAAGGAAGTGGGAGGATATGCCAGCGGTGCCTCCAGCGCGGTCAGCGAGCTGGATGATGCGGATAAAGAAGTGCGAAACCTGACGGCCCGAGCTTTCCGGAGCTTGGCTTACCCCTACTTTGACACGCTGAACTTCAGCTCCAGGGAGTCCTCCGCGTCCCTTTCGGATCAGGCGCTGGGGATCAACCGATGGTCCACCTATTTAGACCTGAAGTGCGGCAATCTCGGGCAGAAACCGGAGCAGAACCTGTTAAAGAGCAGCGCCGAACCTACCGGATGGCACAGAAGCGCTGGAGCGAAGACATGCAGTGACCAGTTCTACATTCGCTCCAACAAATCGCAGACAAAAGCCCTAGAGTTCGTGGTCAGCAAGCTCGATGGGGAAATAACCCACGTGGAAACGCCAGCGTGCTTCGAGAAGCGGATCCAGTCGGGCTCCCGGGTTGTAACTTTATTGGAGACGTTGAATTTTAGCAGCAATGTTAATGCTGGTGTCCCCAGACCCGCGAAACGTCTTGGACATGCTGCCGCAGGGGCAGGTTGCGCAGACGAGATTCCGGAAACGCTGCccagggagctgggccaggagGCCAGCAAACAAACCGGGCTGGCCGCGGCAGAAGTCCCGGAGGGCACCTCGAATAAATCGAAATTCGCCTCCAGTCTCCTCAAGAATGTCATCTCGAAGAAAATGCAGCGGGAGCACGAGTTCAAAATGGAGAGGGGAGAGATCACAGACACTTCGTACAAGGGGCTGGCCGCGTCCTTGCCTGGCAAGGAGCAGGAGGGCTCGGCCAGGGAGAAGCTGAAAGATGGGGGCATGCAGCGGCAGAACTCCAGGTATTCCGAGGGCAGCTCTGACTACACGATTGTGACCGCAGAGGACCCGGGGGACTTTTCTGACAGCAAGTCGCCGACCTCCAAGGCGTCTACCCCTCGCCTAGACCGACCTCTGTCGGAAACGCGCCTGGAGGACGTGTGCGAAATTAAGAAGAGCGCCTCGGAGGCCATCAAAGCGACCTTCCTCCGCAGCCAGAACAGCGCGTTCAGGtcctggaaagagagagaggcagagaagaagaaagaagagcGAGCTCCCATCGGGAAACTTCAGTTCTCCTCCGCCAAGTACGACTGGCGGGCCGATCTGGGTGAGATCTCAACCAGCAAGTGCACTAAAATGTCTCGTCTCTTCGTCCCAAACATTCAGCGCACCCCCACGGGGAAGCAGCCTGGCACGCAGGTGACAAAATACTCCACAGCCACCTATGCGGCTCGGGCTGGCACCCCCGTAAAGCCCAGAGCCCCCGAGATCAAGATCAGCCTGGGCAGCGTGCAGCCAAGCAAGGATCACCCCTTTGACATCGCTAAGCTGCTCACCCCCAAACTAGCCGCGACCGCACCGACCCTTCTCAAGGCAGCGGAGGAGCCCCGAGGCCAGGCGCAGAAGGCATTCAAAGCGGACGGCCTGGACAAGGTGCCGCAATTCCTGGTGCGCGATATAAGAGAAAACAAGCCTAAAGCCCCCGGGCCCATTCACCAGGTAAGAGACGTCAGGAAACTGATCAAGAGCTCGTACGGCCACGACTCGGGCGATACCAACAGCGACAGGAGCAGCGCGCTCTCCGaccagggcagcgctgagcagAAACCGAGGCAGCTGGCCATAGCGGGGATCCCCAGGGCTCTGTCTCCCATGGTGATAACCTGCCAGGCGGTCAGTAACAGCAGGGAGGACAAGGGGCCGGGCGAGGCGGGGGGCAAGGTGCTGCCTGCCACGGCAGAGGGGACAATCCTGGTGCACAGGACCTCCGGGAGGCTGCCCGTGGCCACCATCGCCCCCAACAAGAGCGACCGCCGCTTGCCCGCCGTACTGAAAATCGTGTCCAAAGCCTCCGCACCCTGGCGGCGGCAGCAGCCGCCGCCCGCACCCGCTCCCGCTGAGAAAGGCAAGGGGGCGGACGAGGAGCCGCCCAGCCGCAACGCGCTAGAGAAGCTGACGGCTGCGGTGCGCAGCATGGAGGAGCTGTACAGCTTCAGCAAGCACGAGTGGAAGCGCAAGAGCGACCCGCGGCCCATCACCGACAGCCACGTGCTCTCCCTCATCGCCAGCCAGGAGCGCGGGGCCGCGGGGCCAGCCGAGGCCAGGAGCgcggccccgcccccgccagcccccGAGCGCCAGCCCCGCCCGGGTTCTGGCCCCAAGTCCGACAAGGTCTCGGCCAGGGCGGCCGCGTTCGAGAGCCTGGCGCGGGAACGGCCCCGACCCCTGCCCGGGCCCCGGGGGGAGGCGGGCGCGGCGCACAGAGCCCCCGGCCCGCAGCCGCCACGAAGCAGCGTCTTCACCATCAGCTCCGCGCAGAAGGCGGCGGCGGCCGCCCCGGCCAAGCTCCCCGCCGCAGCCTCGCCGCTCCGCAGCCTGAAGGGCCAGGCCGGGCCGGGCCCGCGCTCCCTCAAGCTCCCCGCGGCCGCCGCCGAAGGGAAGGGGCCTGGTGAAGCCGAGAAGGGCGCGGCCGGGCCCGACTGCGGGGACTACCTGGCCATGCCGCTCAAGGAGCCGCCGGCCGCGGGAGGAGGCGGCGGCCACCCGGGCCCGCTCTCGGCCTCGGCGGCCGCCGCCGCCCTCCAGGCCATCAGCGCCGCCAAGAGCCGGGGCAGCCTCAGCCCCAAGCAgcccagccccgccgccccgcccGCGGCCGCCCCGGAGCTGCCGCCCGCCGCCATCTATCATCAGCCGCTGCCGATGGCCGCCCTGCACGGCGCGCAGCCCCCGCCGCTGCTCTGCTTCTCGCCGCCCTCGGCCGCCGAGCCCTTCCCGCCGACGCAGCGCAAGGTGCTGCTGGACCTGAGCACTGGCCAGTACTACCTGGTGGACGCGCCTGTGCAGCAGCCCCTCAAGAAGAGGCTCTTTGACCCCGAGACCGGGCAGTACGTGGAGGTGCCCATGCCCCAGCAGCCGGCCATGGCCCCGATGCCGCTCCCCATCTCCCCGCTGGCGCTCAACGCGGGGCCGTATGGCGCCACCTACATGATCTACCCTGGCTTCCTACCCACCACCATGCTGCCAGCtactgccctgcagccccagctctcccTCCCGGGCAGCGACGTCAGCGCCCCTGCCGGGAccagcagcccaggggcagcactgcggggaggaggaggagaggccacTTTTGTGGAAAGTCCTTATTATATCGCCACGGGCAAATCCCAGTCGTCAGCCGCCACTGCCCAGCTCAGGGCGGCAGAGGGGAAGCCGGTCATCAGCATCACATCTCAGCAAATGGGGCCAAGGCTAATTGCCCCGCCCTCCTTTGATGGTACCACCATGAGGTTCGTGGTGGAGCACAGATGA